One Papaver somniferum cultivar HN1 unplaced genomic scaffold, ASM357369v1 unplaced-scaffold_135, whole genome shotgun sequence genomic window, TTGAATGTCAGAATAGTATTACAAATGATTTTGGGAAAGCGGAGAAGAACGAGGAGGagataaggaaaaagaaagagcaaaagaagaagaataagggcAAGAGTAGTGCGGCAGCAAGTGCAAATGTGGGTAATTATAAATGTGGGAAGAGGAAAAGGGATGTTGTTGCTGATGCGGCTATTTCTGGTGCaaatgatgatgaaactgaactTCGGGTGTTTAACAAACGGTCAATATTCTTCGACTTGCCTTACTGGAAGGTTAGTTCCATAACTTCAAACTTACTTGTTAATATTTGGCTATGGGTTCTTCTGCTTTGCACCATGTTAGCCTCTAAAATTCACATTATCAACAAATGCAATCTAAATGGCACACTCGTTCTTTTGATATAGTGTTTGGGAAGTATAATGCATCTGAGTACTTTTCCCAATGTGATAAAGCATCGGCAGCatcagtttgattgcaccataaTTGACACATAATAGTATATTTTCAGTATAATGAgcattttgtttctgttttttccAGCATGACATTATAATAGAATTAATTACTTACCTAAGATTCGACAGCATGACATTATAACTTTCACATTGATTAAATGTCtgatcttttatttatttatagaattAATTACTAATGTTGGGTTTTTCCATCTTCCTAGGATTTATTACTACGGCACAatattgatgttatgcatacagaaAAAAATGTTTGCGAGAGTATTATTGGTACCATATTGAATATAAAGTCCAAAACAAAAGACGGTCTAAAGTCCCGCAATGATCTGAAGAGTATGGGAATAAGACCAGAATTACATCCAGTAGAGATAAATGGAAAAACGATCCTTCCACCAGCACCATACTGTTTAAATGACAAGGAAAAGGCTATATTGTATAATAGGATGAGAAATTTAAAGGTTCCATTTGGTTTTAGTTCTGATCTTAGAAAGCATTTCTCAAAAGATGGTTGCTTAGGTGTTCTTAAggctcatgattaccatgttcttATGCAACAAATATTACCCGTTGCTTTGCAAGGACTTTTACCTGTAGGGCCAAGGGAGGCAATTTTCAGGTTATGTTCTTATTTTCACGAAATATGCCAAAGGGCAGTTGATCTCCATAGATTAATAGAACTTGAAGTAGAAGTTGCTGAGACTTTGTGTATGTTTGAGAGGTACTTCCCTCCGTCACTTTTTGATGTCATGATGCACTTGACAATTCACCTAGCTCGAGAAGTGCGATTATGTGGACCTGTACAATATCgttggatgtatccatttgaaaggtATGCCAATTTAATTTATATTACTTCTGTTTTTTGGTTTTGTGTAGAAAGTTATGCCCTTTGTATCTTAGAGATACTAATATTTAATTAACTAGTAACTGTTGCATACTCGACTTTCCTAGGTATATGAAGACATTCAAAGAATACGTAAAGAATTATGCACAACCTGAAGCTTGTATAGCCGAGTGTTATCTTGGAATGGAGAGTGTTAGGTATTTTGATATTCGTAAGgcccaagcagctgaaaaaggAGTAGAGCAAAGGCGTAACGAAAACACTCAAAATGGTTCCACACCGGCAGCACGTCCTCTTTCTAAAGGTGTCCAAGTGCGTATGGATGGTGAGAAGTTAAAGATAGCTCACAGATATGTGCTTTTTAACACACCCGAAATTGACCCATATATGATGTAAGTATGATGTTCACGTTTATTAAAATGGTCTGTCAATTAAtacttcattttctaattttaattttgtcTTAGAATGCATATGGACGAGTTAAAATCTCCTGCTGGGAGGGCAATTACTAGTGaagaccaactcaattccatacaGTCTGACACATTTGCAGATTggtttcaacaaaaggtatgtttcATTCTATCACATAGAACAATCCATGTTTGGCACACCATCATATAAATCTAACTTCTTATGCTTAGATAACAAATTTAGTTATATTCTTATGATCTGAGATTATACATTTGTAGGTTAAGATGCAAATTGAACAAGGCATGCCAATATCACACACGGTAGAATGGTTGTCATATGGGCCGTTGGAAAACTGCATATCATATAAAGGCTTGCTTATCAATAACACTAGGTTTATTACGAAGGATGTTAAGAGAGTCACACAAAACAGTGGAGTTTCAATTGAATCAACAACCTTAGTTGCAGGATTGTCAGAAACTAGTGGGTTCTATGGtgttttagaagaaattctattgttGGACTACAATCATATGTTTCAAATTCCAATATTCAAATGTGATTGGGCTCACACCAATTTTGGTGTGAAGGTAGAATATGGCTTTACATTAGTCAATTTAAAGCAGCATAAGAACCAATACTGTAACGATCCATTCATTTTAGCAAAGCAAGCGCGACAAGTTTTCTATTCTCGAGAGTCAAATACATCTAACTGGTATGTGATGGTGAAACCACCGCCCAGGGGTTTCCATGAATTAGAGGAATACAATGAAAAGCATGACACAATTTTCCAGCCAGTGGATATTTCAACTCTTGGTTTCCAAATGGATGACGAGAACGAGAGTTACTTAAGAGAAGATGGGGAATATACCATAGTGGTtccgaaaaagaagaagaacaaaaagaagaagaaaaagaagttcacAAGTTAGATCAGTAGTTTATTGTTTTTACGGTATTGTATTCTTACTTTAGCAATATTTGGTGTTATTTGCCTTCTCAGTAATCTACTTCAACTGCTATTCTCAAGTTTCTTGCTACAGCTGAGTGTGTAGTTCTGTATGAGTTTCCTGCTATTCTCAAGTTTCTTGCTACAGCTGAGTGTTAGTTCTGTATTGGCTTGTGTATTTATCACTTATCAAACTCTATGTTCTATTGTTGGTAATTCAGGGCTGCTTTTGTTATCATCATTTGTGTGTGAATATCGGTTTGAAGATGGTAATGTTTTTCAGAATATTTGTTTGTTTGATGGTATACTTTTGCCATAATTCCCCAGTTGcatgctttgcttaaagcgggtgGTCTTATAGAATGTATGTGATTATTTACAGAGAAGAATGTATATGGTTACAGAGAATGCTTCGCGCTCTTTGTGGCTCAGTCGGctttgcgcattatattttgttttacaacgcttatgaagggttgtcataatagtatattaaagaaccaccaactttacagaacttgtgatagtgtaggtatggttagtggtgtagacttccATATAGGAGGCTCAGGGTCGAATCccccaaacctaattttttcccacattctatattttaacttcaacaacacttataagtgtcgttatacgtttctattaaaaaaaaagaaaaaacccaaacttgtgaactgtaaggatggttgatgagctatacatccatgcattaggttcatgttcgaatctcccctctaacgtatttttcattatcatatttttgtgttcttcaacaacacttgtgagaattgtgataagctaagtcactacacttatgaaacaaagttgttatacctaaatgtcgtcacaacagttttgctaaaggagttgtcgtttgttttcttagcgtaaccccttgttcctaagggttggtagtgatgatatacgacaactctttctttgaaaccagttgtaaaacataggactttctacgatgtatagcgaagtgttgtaaatctccagttgtagatgtatatttttcccgtagtggtaTCATCATCTTACAGACGACGGCGGACTGCACAGTCCACAATAACCTGCAATTACGGGGACAGCGATAATTCACCCCTTTTTACTTGGTCTTGCTGTAGGTAATGAAGTGATCATGTGAGAAAATATAacatctttatttatttatttcgccAAAATAGCAGGCACTAGCCACTAAGTACGCTTGTACAACTAGCATTTGAACTTCCTGCAGTAAAGCCTAACTATCAAAGACTGTTTATGGGACATAATTTTCTTTGTTGATTAAATGAAAAAAGATTTTCTTCGATAAAGGATCTACGTTCAACAACTGATGGAACCAAGCCAACCACATGTTTTTTCTTCGACAAACATATGCTTTTTTTGGTTCTTTTTGCTTCTCTTCTCTTTTACAGTTTCACGATGTTTTGATCAGAATTGAGAGATTTATTCAAACAAAAAGAATGTACAAATAATCTACCAGAGGTAGAACAAAGCAAAATAAAACAGATTACAGAAAGACTGTACTCCAATGATGTACAGTGTAAGAGAAGTTCAAATGAATTCTATTACCTACACTAGCAGCCCACATTAGCACAAGAGTTTTAGCCTGTAAACACAAGTCGTCATCAGTTTTGTACACATAATTATTTTCAAAAGTGCGGCAGTTTCTTTCCCTCCATAAAATCCAAACCACAGCTGCCGGAATAAGATTCCAAACACTTTTACTATGAGTAGAATAATGATCGTTCTGCCAGGTCCTTGCTAGGTTAACCATTGAGTTAGGGAATACCCATGCCCATTGATCCATTGGTGTAACAGAGGACCATATCTTATGAGCCACCTTACAATGTATGAAAACATGATCTTGAGATTCATTACTGTCTCCACAGAGAATGCAAGAACTATGAATATCCATCCCTTTGTTTTGCATCATATCTTTCGAATTCAACTTTCCATGAACAACACACCACAGTAAAAATTAACTTTAGGTGGAATACATGTAATCCAGACAAAGCCATGAGGAAAGTTATCATTTCCTGCATTGCTGTTTAACTCCGCATATAATGTTTTTACTGAGAAAACTCCACTTGAGTGCAACAACCATCCTCTGCAATCAGATCTTCCTTGTAGACTAGGAGGTGTAGAACCGATAATCTGCAAAAAAGCAGCTAGAGAGTTTGATTCCGCATCTGTTAGATTTCTCTTAAATACAAACTTCCAACATCCATCTGCTGTAATATGATCAGCAACACTAGCATTGTACCCCTTGTCTAGTTTGTACAGATTATTGAAAGAGTCCATAAAACAAGAGTCTCCAAGCCATCTGTCATGCCAAAAAGAAGTGAGAGTACCTGAATGTATTCTAAGAGAATAATATTTTGTTACCAGATTACTACAATCAACAATAATTCTCCAACAAGAGACACCATGAGGAGATTTAACTTTTTTTGGAGTCCAGTAAGAGAAATCAGAGCCATACTTTTCCACCATAAGTTTGCACCACAGCTGCGCCTTTTCCACCCCAAATCTCCAACTCCATTTAGCCAAAAGTGCTTGATTCATCAACCTAAGATTCAGAATTCCCAACCCTCCTCTTTTTCTTACAGCCATAACCATCTTCCAATTGATTAAATGAGAGCTCTTACTGCCTGAATCTTTATACTCCCATAGAAAGTTCCTCATTTTGTTCTCCAAAATATTAATGATGGAAATTGGAGCTTTGAAaagtgaaaaataatataaaggaATAGGAGTAAGAATATGTTTAAGAAGAGCCATCTTACCACCTTTAGATAGTGAAATTTGATTTCAGAAAGATAATCTAGCATCAAACTTTTCAATGACAGGATTCCAAATAGTGGTACTATTCTGTTTAGCTCTTAATGGCATTCCCAGATACATGAAAGGCAAAGTATCCGTCTTGCAACCAAAATCTTCTGCCCATTCTTTTAAGTCCGGCACTTCTCCAATTGCAATAAGCCTAGTTTTTGAAGTGTTAACCTTAAAGCCTGCAATGAACTCAAAACCGTGAAGAATAGAAAACATATTTGAAAGCTCTTTCTTCTTATTATCCCCAAACAGAATAGTATCATCAGCATAATGTAAATGATTCACCATCTTTCCACCTTCCACCATAGAAAAACCATTGAACAAACACAAACTCTCAGCTCTATCTAAATACCTTGAAAAACCCTCCATTTCAATGTTAAAAAGCAGTGGAGACATAGGACATCCCTGTCTAACTCCTCTAGTGcttttaaaaaaaccaaaagcAGACCCATTAATTAAAACAGAGAATGAAccagaataaaaagaaaacagaaactcAGGGTGAGAATCCATTAATCCAACTGTTGCAATTATAGTTCAACAAAGTTGTCGAGTGATATCCAAGTAAAAAAAATCAGTTACCATATACATAAAGAAACACAAAATACAATCAAAAGAGTTCAATGGAAGACCTCTTCGACCAAAACTAACTTAGTTTATTTCTTTTTTCCTCGGCAAAGATAATAATATTGAAGAACCCACAAGCCTTGTGCAGGCGATTACAACTTAAAAAGCGCAAAAGATCAAAACACAACTATGCTTCCACTATATTTAGTACCTTATGATTGTCAGCAAGACTTTTAAGCATTTCATGACGATCCGTGATGTTCGGAAACAACCCTGTAGCTTTGGATTTTGAGCTAACTCTTCCTCAAAATGGTTTAGAGCTGCTTACCTCTGATTCTGACAGAGCCTGAGATGTCGCAACTTCTTCCTCTTCTCCAGACTTTGGAAACTGTTGTGAGAGTCCACGCAGAAAGGAACCAAGGGAAGTGATTACTTCTTCCTGGCTTGAAAGATCATTCTCAACTTCGATATTCACTTTTATACCTTCTTGTGATTCTGATTGTGACCAAAACTAACTCTTCCTTCGGAAATGATTCACGTCCCGAAGAGTTTCTCCCTCCCGCTACACACAATCTACTTCGGTGAGTGTATCATCCCCCCTCTTCATTGATCACATTATGGGATTCAGTAGACTTCCACAACAACTTATGAAGACTTTGACTTATTAAAAAGAGGATAAAACACTTTTGATCCTTTGAAGATACACACGTATGCCGGACATGGACCTCTTCTCTCTTCAAATCTATTTCCTTGAGAACATCGGCATCCACTCCTGCCACTCCTTCTGGTATGAAGGTTTGCAGAGAGAGTAAGTTCTCTTCATGACAGTGCAGCTGATAATCCATGTTGGAGCAATAAACATCATCATCACCAGAATTAAAGTTCCGCCACGGTTCTTTTATCTTAGCTTGAAAGAGAAGATCCActctagtaaatttaagaggcagTACAAGCTGAAGTTTTTCAGAACGCAAGTTGTAAACTTGAAGAGAATCCCCGTTGAACCAGTAAAGTAACACCTGATCTGAGAAACTGTAAATGCGAGTAGGAGGTGTAGTAGTGCTGCCGAAGCAAAACAGCAGGGCTCTGGTGCCAGGTGGCCGAGGGCCAGTAACCACTCGGGAGTAGAATTTATACGAACATCAAAGCTCTCCTCCTTACCCCACACTTGCTTGAAATTATCCTTCAACACGTACAAATGAACTttacagcaacagcaacaattactactactactacccTGATGATCATCACGACAACGATGAGGATAATCACTTACATTCCCTGATACTTTTTCAATACGTGCAGTACATGGAGATCCCTTGAACTCCAGAAGATGAGGATAATCAACAAGTAAGTTCTTTTTCTCCTCGTCAGTTGTACTTCTAGCCGGTAGCTGAATGAATTGCAACTTCTCATCATTGAGATTGAACGACAGTAGCATCTCCATCTCATTACTAACAGCGTTACTATTATCATGTTGAATATCGTTAGCCCCCAAAGTTGTTATTATCTTCCAAACCAAACATCCGCTGCCGCTACTACTACTGCTAGTGGGACAAAAGATGCCCGATTTGTCACTACCCGCTGGCACTCTTATCTTTGTAATAAGACGACCGCTAAGATATGATATGGGAGTGCTTGTGGCAGTGGCATTTCTCCATGACTTAGTTCCCAACGTAAATACCACAACGTTAAGCTCCTTTTGCATGGTGCGAAAAATGCTTACCAACTTGTACTCGTTAGCCGAGGGATCGAACCCAAATCCGTGAAAGATGATGCGGGCACTGGAGACGCAGCATTTACCATCTATGAACggatagatatatatatatatatatataaagtcttTCCTGTTTGCGTCCAAAATTACGTAACCAGTCGAGTAATTACCCACTATAGCCATATAAGGCAATCCATGGCAGTAAACAACCTGTTCCCATATGTCATGACCAACAAGACCACCTCGAAACTTGTCAAACTCCAGAGcattttcatcatcatcagaGTAGATTCCAGGAGTAAATTTGAAGAAGTGACACCCATATCTAGCCGGCTCACCCGTATTCTTAACAACCCCATCATCCCTAACATTTAAAAGACTAAGGATAACATCGGCTGTTTCTGTGATTGAAGGAAATGAGAATAAGTTAAGCGTTTATTATCATTATGAATGGAGTTATACCAGAGTTTTGATACCAGAACAGACTTTAGCAGTGTCCGGACAGGAAGCTTGGTTAATATTTCTTCCATAATTAAATCATGAGGAAGGTAGTTCTTTCCTCTATATGCACTTTTCTTTTTCTCCATCACAATAGGAGTATTTGTACCGCAACAATCTTTTCTTCTATacgctcttttcttcttctccatcacagTTGGAGTATTTGTACCATCACAATCTTTTCTTTTGCATGCTCTTTTCTTCTCCCTCTCCATCAGTGTTGACATATTTGTGTCATCACAATATTTTCTTTTATATACTCTTTTCATCGTCTCCATCACCGTTGACATGTTTGTATTATCACGATCTTTTCTTCTATATACTCTATTCTTTGTCTCTGTTTCTTGTTTCACCAAAATCTTTTCTTTTACATACTCTTTTCTTAGTCTCCATCACTGTTGAAGTATTTGTATCACCACAATCTTTTCTAGGTCTTTTCCTTGTCTCCATCCCTGTGGTAGTATACATGGACATGAGGGTATATAATCACCACAACCAATTTGGTGGGGGTTGTAAGCTAATGCTCATCATAACTTAAAATAAATAATGCTGCTTCCTACATCCAATGTAACGAGTTCTTCTTATttgataatatatatatataatgccaCACAAAAAGAAATAGCAGCTCAACATGGAAAAGAGATAtagaaacaaaaacataaaagGAATAAGTGAAATTGAGGTTACCTGGTATCAGGAAACAGCTGAAGAAAGGAAATTTACCGAAGATTACTTagtttatactccctccgtacaCGGTCCGCCTACGATGGGAACGGGGCGCATAATCTGAGTATGTGACCCCTCTTCCTTAGCTGACAAATCAGCTCCCTAATGATTGGTAACAAAAAATCTTAACTGTTTTTTCGAATTACTATAATATCCCTACTTACGTATTCCATAATCACGTCTTCATTTAAAAATCTTTCCTCGATTTTCTTCTCTGATATCTTTGCTTCCTTTAACGAATATCTTCTCTGTGCATTAACATTTAAAAAGTCTTCGAAAAATCAGTTTAAATAGGTCAAAGTTCAGAAGAAatgatttcttttatttattcTGCGACCCTTTGAGGAATTTGACGTAAATGTAAATCATTTTATCTTGGAGTGAAGTTTATCTGCATGTGAGAGAGAACtcagtttcatatatatatatatatatacatgatatatcagcgagaaagtaaaaataatgctaattcttttgttttttcttaatcTTATCAAGTTTCAAATAAATCTTTTTAATTTATGATTAACAACAAAGCACTTAATGCTAATCTTTTTGCCTATTTTCTCAGGAAATCTTAACGAACGTGAAACGGCTGAAAGGGTATACCTCCAACGGCTGAGTAGCAGTCCTGATTGGCAAGATTGGTGAGATTCTGGTCGTGGAATTTAGAACTTTGAGTTGTAGCCAATCACCACTAATGGAAGTATTTTGCATTATACTATTATAATAATTATTAAGTTTCATCAAATCCATAAATAGTCGCATATAAAGAATTTATATATGTGTCCATAATTTAGGGCGGAGCCAACACCATGCAAGGACTTACAATTGCATCCCCTTGATTTTTAAAAGAAAGTTATTATTGGGGGTCACACTCCAATAAAGGgacttcacttggattcttaatatTCAAAAAAGtgattatgggatatcctaacacatatacaaaatgtctagattaccctttaattaaaagtgattttacgtccaggtttggattaattccaacggtaaaattttatttgcatgtaattttatgtccaggtttggattagttacaaccgtagaagctcattttacgtccaggtttcttttaattctaaccgtagaatccgattttacgtccagttttcttttaattctaaccgtagaagtgatttcacgtccaggtttggattatttccaaccatagaagtgattttacgtccaggtttggattatttccaaccgtagaattttatttgcatgtagttttacgtccaggtttgactTAGtttcaaccgtagaagctcattttacgtccaggttccttttaattccaaccgtagaatctgattttgtgtccagttttcttttaattccaactgtagaagtgattttacttccaaatttggaatatttccaaccgtagaagtgattttacgtctagatttggattatttccaaccgtagaagtttattttacggtcagtttttcttcccacaaaaactttgtcccagaattcaccaatacaac contains:
- the LOC113333881 gene encoding uncharacterized protein LOC113333881, which encodes MALLKHILTPIPLYYFSLFKAPISIINILENKMRNFLWEYKDSGSKSSHLINWKMVMAVRKRGGLGILNLRLMNQALLAKWSWRFGVEKAQLWCKLMVEKYGSDFSYWTPKKVKSPHGVSCWRIIVDCSNLVTKYYSLRIHSGTLTSFWHDRWLGDSCFMDSFNNLYKLDKGYNASVADHITADGCWKFVFKRNLTDAESNSLAAFLQIIGSTPPSLQGRSDCRGWLLHSSGVFSVKTLYAELNSNAGNDNFPHGFVWITCIPPKVNFYCGVLFMES